The sequence ATCTCTACGGCCTGATATTAAGAACATGGGGCAGGGGAGACCCCAGTGGAatgcaaaacaagaaaaccacagCATGTCTTTCCTTGGAGACATGGTCAGGACACTTCAGGAAGTTAGAGAAGCAACAACCAAGGCCACTTTGGTGGCAAGGGCATGACAGGGGAGTGGCATCTGAAACAAGCTCACTATCCACCTTTCCACTGACACATGACTTGGTGCCGACTGCTCTGGGCCACGCGCTGCACACACTCAGAGTGAGACCAGGAGAAGCCCCACAGACGTGACAGATAGCCAACAGCGTTTTCCTGCCAAGTCATCAGAGATGTTGCAGTACATCAAGAGCACCGACACTTACTTCTCTTTCTCGGTCCAGACTTGTGAGTTTTCTAATCCAATGGTGTCGCCCACACCAAAGCAAGCCTCGAGTTTGCTGCTCATGCGAGGACTTAGAATCCTGTGTGTCTGTGGGTCTCGCAGAGGTGTCTGAAAAGTCACCTGTTGGGGAGGGCGGAGAGCACCTGTTCAATAGTTCAAGTTTCCAACCACCCCGCTGGCAGTGCTGTGTGCCCCGCCCGCTCAGTAAGTCACCAGGTCCCAAAGTGACACACGGTCGGTCTCATATGGGTAAAACGTTTACCTTCATAGCTTTGGCTATGCTCTTGGGCggcacattttctttctgtgacaCACAGAGAACAGAGGATCTTCCGGTAAGTTCCAGTGGTGAAAACAGGAAGTCGCAGTTTTCTGTACTTCTGTCACCAGTGACATTTTCGTCATTGAAGATTTGCAGACTCATTCTGGAAACACAGTTTCTGTCAGCTTGAGGGCTGCGTCGTGCAGACGTGATGACAGCTGACCCTGCAGTGTCACAGGGAGATGCACCCGTCCAGCACAGGAGGGTCACACCTCAGGCAGCGTGTCCTCTACCAGTCCCTGTCCTGCTTTGGGGGACTGTGGCTCTTTAGCTGGGCTGGGGAGCTGCCACCACCCAGGACCAAGAGCTAGAAGGGCCTTCAGCCCACAGGGTAAGGAGGAAGAACGGATTCTCGCACTAAGTCAGATTTGGTGGGTAAGGAGACAGGTAAGTGCTGGCCTGGAGAAACTGCAGGAGAGGAAGGGTGGGGCTCCCCACAGGCCTCCACTCAGGGGGCCGGGGCCTCATCAGGGCTGGAGCAGGTGGCCAAGTcagcagagaacagaaaagcaGAAGGGTGCTGAAGCTTGCTCCGTCACCCTCACGGGGCTGGAAAAGGGGGACCAGAAGAAGGTGTCAGGAGGGCAAAGGCCCAGGGGAGGAGTTGGAGGGAACAAGCAGCCACGGGCAGAATTACTCAGCAGGGCATTGAAGACCTTCTATATGAGGTCCTGGAATCTCAGAATCACACCAGGGGCCTCCAGTCAGGCCCACAAGGTTCTAGAACAGCCCACTCTTGCCAGAGTCTTCCACACGGTCACGGCCATGACTCCCAAACTAGGAGCTGCCATAGAGCTGAGCACCGACCTGCTCAAAGAGCACTACCGGAACTTGTTGATGGTGGGGGCCTTGGGGGCTGCTGCAGCACGGGGGCAGCCTGGAAATCAAGGTCAGAGTGGGAGGTGGGCAAGACCAGGGGCCCTGGAGGGAGTAGGAGCGGGGCCCAAGCCGAGGGGCCAGCCCTGGCGTGGCCAGCAGGCCCACCGCACTGTGCAAGAAGAAAGACAGGAGACAAGGGTGACTGAGGTTTCTGGCCGGTGTAACCGGTAtaagtgggggggagggggcagtacAGCGATGGCGGCCTCTATCAGGGCTTTGGCTTCTACTAACGACAGAGACCGCGGGAGAAGCTCCCGAGCAGAAGCTGCCTGCGTGGAGTGCTGTGGTGGGGAGGGCGCGAGCCCAGGTGTCGCCGTGATGGAAATGGCTCCCAGGTGGGCCGCCCCCAGAGAAGGGAGGCAGGCCAGGCACAGCCGGGAATGAGAAGTCGGGTGGGGGACCAGCAGGGGGCTGCGGGCGGGGCGGAGATGTGCCCTCGCAAGTCGCCGCTACAGGTGGAATTTGAGGCTGGACGAGGTCTCCAGGGGGACGCAGGAGGCCTGCGGCCCGTGCCCTACGGACGACCCTTCTGGAGGGCGACCAGGAGACGAAGTAGCCGGAGAGCGTCGGCCGGGCTGGTGGGATGAGGACCAGGGAGATGTGCCTGGAAGGGCGGCGGCAAGGACGGGCGGCGGGGACCGGGAAGAAGCGGCCGTGCCGGCGGCGGCCCACGAGGAGTAGCCGCGGGAGGGGCCGGAGAGGGAAGTTAGCGACAGGGGTGGGGGTCGGCCAGCGCCCACCTGACGCCAGAGGGACCGGAGGGACTTCGCCGCCTTACCTGCCGGCCGCCGCACGGAGCAGACGGAGCGGGAGGCGCGGAGTCCCGGGTGCGTCCGCCCGCCGCCGATTCAAATACCGACGGTTGGCGCGCGCGGCCAATCAGCTCGCGGCCGTGGGCGGAACGCACGGGGCGCCAGCGGCCAATGGGAGGCCGCGCCGTCGGTTGCGCTTCCGGGGCTAGGGGCACGCTGGGCGAGGCGGGAGTCGGAAAGCCTCCCGGACCTTGGCTCGCCGAGCGGGCGGACGGGCGACGGCTGCAGGCCCCGCCGTCGACCAGAGCTCTCGGGCTCTGCTGCGGACGTGACTGGGTTGAGCGGAAAGGGGGGGCCTGAGCCGCTCGTCCGGGTCTCAGTTTacccagctgtaaaatgggaccagGTACAGCTCCGCCCTCAAGGCGGGGCGTGAGGAGGAGCCAAACCCTTGGAGGACTGGCGGGCGGGTTCACAGATTACGCCAGTGTGCGGGGCGGGGGAACTCCATTTCCCGGAGTGCTCCGCGGGGTCTGCGTCTCCCAGAGCGCCCAGCGTTGCCCGGGGCGGTACTCCATTTCCCAGAGCGCCCCGCGGACGGGAACTCCATCTCCCACAGTACCCGGCGCCCATCCCCCGGCGCCTACGGGACCCGGACGCTCGGGCCTGTTCCCCGCGCCGTGGGCGGCGGCCTTGCCCCGACGGCTTGGTGGTGCCGGCGGCGGCGCGATGGACAGTCCCGAGGTCACCTTCACGCTGGCCTACCTGGTGTTCGCCGTGTGCTTCGTGTTCACGCCCACCGAGTTCCACTCGGCCGGGCTCACGGTGCAGAACCTGCTGTCGGGCTGGCTGGGCAGCGAGGATGCCGCCTTCGTGCCCTACCACCTGCGCCGCACGGCTGCCACGCTGCTGTGCCACTCGCTGCTGCCGCTGGGTGAGGCGCCTGATGCTCTTGGTCATTGTTCCCCTGGTGGACGGAGGCAGCTGGCCGGGTCAAGGGCTCGCGTagcccagccccagggccccTGAGGTGGCTGGGTCGCGGGGTCACCTCCCTCTGGGGAATAGTCAGAGAGAATGCCGGGAACACCGGTCGCCCCGAGAGCCGAGGCTGTGGGCCGACTGCCCGTGTGTTTACAGCCGGCGACAGCTGGACGTTTGCAGGTGGCAGAGCCCTAGAGGGGATGTTTCCCCCAGCTGGGGCAGGTCGCCAAATGTTACGTGGGTGGCATTACCCAGGAGAGGAGCACAAATTAACTGATTCCAACACAGGGAGGAGGTGGCCTTGCCCAGGCCATGGAAGGTGGGTGTGGAAAGGGCAGGCAGAGATGGTTGACACCACGTGAAGGTGTCACAGGTGCAGAGACTGGAAAGCCTGTGTTTGGCCAGTATGCTCAGTGGTTATCCAGAGACTGTGCTGGGCGCTGACCCAGGTGCTAGCTGGCCCATGGGAGGCCAGTCTGTCTTCCGGTTGGTCGGGGGACTGGCTAAAGAGTGGGGTACTAGTCAGGATTTCTGGAGGACATGGCAGAAGCAGGTCTGGGACAGCAGGTGGCTGGTGGCCGGCCCCACCTGCAGCCCTGTGGACACAGGGAGTGGTTTTCACCTGGCAGCTGGGCACAGCAGTCCTGCGGACGTGGAGAGCAGCCGGAAGGGGGCTGGGCTGAGGCTGCAAGTGCATGGGGGCTGTCTGTGGGAATCCAGAATTTAGGTGTCTGCATGATTAAGGTGGCCACACATGGAAGAGGTGGTGAAGCCTGGTGGTGCCCAGACACAGGgctgtttttaaattcattttgaaaagctTTGAGGCTTCTAGATCGAACACCTATTGCAACTTAACAAATTATCCTAAAAGGTAGTGACTTGACCGACAGCAAACGTTTACTATTAGGTTTGCAATCTCAGACCTGCCTGTGCAGCCGCTCGCTAtctgcttcattcatttatttgacttGCAGATGGCCCCCACCTGGCCTGCAGGGGCCCGGGCACTGGCTCCTGTGTTCTTTTGAGGTGCCCCCATCCTTCTCTGCTTACTGTCTGGCACATGATGGGCCAGCTTAGGATAAGCCTCCTCAGAGGGTGTGGGGTCAAGAGGCCAATGGGGGCCAGTGGGCAGCTCTGCAGAGGGTGACACCAGATCCTagtatttattttgcctttctaGGTTTTTCTAGTTTTCCGTACTCACGTAttgtgtgaaaattaaaaatgcttttccttCACTTATTGTGTCAGTGCCATGGGCAAGGGCTGAACCTGGCCAGCCGTGAGACTCACCTGGCCTCGGGTACACAGCCTCACCTTGGGAGCTGACCAGGGCAGagtgccaggcccagggctggggacGCAAGGAAGTGGCCCCCTGGGTGGTGCAGGGGCAGCACTGCAGCTCTTGGTGAGCACCACCAGGGCAGGGCGAGGGCCTGGCATGCGACCTTTGCTGAGGCCGCCCCGTCCCTTGCAGGCTATTACATGGGCATGTGCTTTGCAGCCTCGGAGAAGCGGCTCTACTCCCCTAGCCAGGCCCCTGAGGCCTGGCAGCTCTTCCTCCTGCTGGCGGTGACCCTGCCCACCATCGCCTGCAGCCTCACCTACAACTGGTCCCGGGACCGGTGGGCCCGCCACCCACTGGCCCGCACCCTGGCCCTCTATGCCCTCCCGCAGTCAGGCTGGCGGGCTGTTGCTTCCTCAGTCAACACTGAGTTCCGGCGGATTGATAAGTTTGCCACTGGGGCGCCGGGTGCCCGTGTAATCGTGACGGACACGTGGGTGATGAAAGTGACCACATACCGTGTGCACGTGGCCCAGCAACAGGATGTGCACCTGACTGTGACAGAGTCACAGCAGCATGAGCTGTCACCGGACTCAAACCTGCCTGTGCAGCTCCTCACCATCCGTGTGGCCAGTGCCAGCCCTGCCGTGCAGGCCTTCGACATCAGGTAGGCACACCTGTGGTGGGGCAGGGCGGGCTGGGGCTCACGGGCGGGCGTGTGCCCAGCTTGTGCCCCATTCCGGTGTCTGTGTCCCTCTGGGAGGTGGTGATGGGTGGGAGTGGCTCCTCCAGTGTGACCCTCCCTCAGGGCCCCTCCCTGGCCCCCTGCCCCCCTCTTGCCCCCACAGGTATCCTCCGCTCCCCTTTCATGCACGTTGTCCTCTGAGCTGCTTCCATAGCTTCTCAGGGGAGCACACTGCGACATCTGGGAGCTGGGCAGCACAGGTGTGTTGCTGCCTCACCTGTGGGGCCTGGGCTGGAGCTGAGGTCCTCCATCTCTCAGGCCATGGCTGGCCTGCTGGGCCCCTCCTAGGACACGACTTGGAACCTGCCCAAAGCTCTGTGTCTCAGCGGCAGTCCTCCCACCCTTCCTGTGTCCCGTGGGGGCTAGCATGTGGTGCCGGGTCTGTGGGCTCTGGCCTCAGGGCCATCTTTGCTGGCTGGTTCTCACCAGGAAGGTGGGCTGGGCCTGGGTCCTCATGTTCTATGTGGCTGTGGGCCCCTCCATCACCCTCGGGGCACAGCCTCGGCCTCCCCTATGCCTGCCCCAGGGTCCTGCCAGGCCCCCTGGGAACAGAAGCCTTGGCCCAGCGGACTTAACCCGGCCCCTGCCTCGTGCAGGCTCAACTCCACGGAGTATGGCGAGCTGTGTGAGAAGCTGCGGGCACCCATCCGCAGTGCGGCCCACGTGGTCATCCGCCAGAGCCTCAGTGACCTCTTCCTGGACACGTTTGCCTCCCTGGTGGATGCCAATCCGGCCTACTCGGTCCCCAGCAGCCAGGTGGGGGGCTGGGCGGGGGCGGGTAGTTTCCCATAGCCAGATCCCCACAGGCCAGGTCCCCTGGTTGGGGGGCTGGGGGCCTTATGGGGGTGTCCAGCCAGGCTCCTGTGACCCCCTTGGGCTGCCCGCAGGAACTGGAGGCATGCATCGGCTGCATGCAGACACGTGCCAGTGTTAAGCTGGTGAAGACTTGCCAGGAGGCGGCCGAAGGCGAGTGCCAGCAGTGCTACTGCCGCCCCATGTGGTGTCTCATCTGCATGGGCAAGTGGTTCGCCAGCCGCCAGGACCCGCAACGCCCTGACACCTGGCTGGCCAGCCGCGTGCCCTGCCCCACTTGCCGTGCGCGCTTCTGCATCCTGGACGTGTGTGCCGTGCGCTGAGTTGGCCAGCCCCTGCCAGTGCCCCCACCGCTGCCTCCAGGCCAGGGCTCCCCCAATTGCAGGAGGATGAGGGCTTTCATCCTCTCTACAGAGGAAGTTCTCTGCTGAAGCTCAGGCGGTGGCGATGGACTGGGTCTTCAGCGCTCCTGCTGCCTCCATTTCCCACTCCTCCCGTGCGGGTGGGTGCTTGTCACAGAGAAAACCGCCTTGGGCCTATCTCCGAAGGATTCCAGGGGCCCCTGAGCTGTCTTTTCCCAGATGGCCCTAACCTGGGCCACTTGCCTTAATTTTATGGAGCACGTCTACCTGCTGGTTATATGCCAGACGCAGTTTCGTCCAAGACCAGCCATGATAAGTCCTCCTACTCCTGTTCCCAAGCCGGCTGCTGGCCTCACGGAAGCTGCTCTGAGGACCTTAGGCAGCCTGCCAGTGGAGGGGAGACCTGGAGTGCCACTCTAGGGTGAGAGCATTGCCTGGGATTTCCTGGTGGCTGCTCGTGGGTGAGGTGGCCCCTACCTGCTCCCTACCCACGGAGACCCCAGGCTTCCCATAGCCCTGGGCGAGGGACTGGCTGCTCTTAGCTGCCGTTCTCTTAGCTGTGTGCTTATGGGGGCCATCTATCCCGTAGAGGGGTATGCGCCTATGTGCCTTCTGCCCCCGAGAGTCCAGGGAAAGGCCAAACTTCAGGTTCCCCGCTGGGGGGCATTGAGCTGAAGAGCAAGCACCCTCAGTGACACTCTACATCCACAACAGACTTGTCAGGATGCAGCACAAGGCTGGCCACGACCCCACAGGGTTCATCTGATTTAGACGAGGACAGGCCCAGTGGTGAAGGCACTGATGTGTGTCTTACCATTTCCTGGTGGtgcaggtggggatgggggaggtcCATGCCAGGCCCCAGGACGAGCTCTTAATAGGCTTGGCTGCTGGAGCCCTCACACTCAGCTCGAAGTCCCCTAAAACTGGCCATTTGAAGGAGGGGCTGGGCTCAGCCGGGCCAACTCACCCAAGGCCATGCAACCCCTGAGGATTTGGGAGCAGAGAATTTGTGGGCCCCTGGGGTGCTCAGCAGATGGGtcatggggggtgaggggggcagcTAGGAGCCTTGCCCAGCCGCAACCTGGAGTTTCATGTGCTGCCAAGGGAGGGCCCCTATGGGCTATTGCTACAAAAGAAAGTTCCTTCGTTTTATAAAGATAAGTCTACTGTAGCTAAGTGATATTAGTGTCTAATAAAGTATTAGCCTGAAGTTACATATACTTTCTCtaaatggaatattttgtttttcctgatattCATTCCAATTTTGGTAAGTTGGGGAGAAGCCATCTTAAAACTGGAAACACTGCCCATTTCAACATGTAGTTTGTTCAGAATGAGGAAAAAGGAGGTAGGCGCTATGGGAACCTTCCCCTTCTGGTTCCTAGCTGGGGGGTGGGTGTTTTAAGAAGCCTATTTCCAGGCCCCTGTAGGAGCAGGCAGTGTTCCTGGGCCTGGTGTTCTGATAGAAAGGGTGGTGGCCAGGGCCCCCATGAGGGGCTGAGGTCAGTCTTGCAGGACCTTCAGACTCACTGGTGGCCCAAGGGTGTGGGCCCTGCTGGTGCAGGCTTCCCTCCCTGTGCTGTGGGCATGTCCTGTGGGGCGTGGGGCGGCCTGGGTGGTCCCCGAGGGCAGCCAGGCCCAGCTGCCCAGTTTCTCAGGTGGGGTGAGATCGCCAACACGTGGTGCTTCCCCATATTGCTGCTGGACCCTAAACGTTTTTAGGAAAGTGGGCACATACAAGCCATTGAAAAACACAAGAGGTGGAATCGACTTTTCTGCGTCCTGAAcgtcttttttctttccacccaGGGCGATCCCTTCACTGCCCTTTTGCACACACTTGTCAGCATTTCACAGCACCGAGACCGGCCCAGGGCTCCGCTGGGTGGGGGGTCGCGGAGGGCCCGCGCGGTGCGGGGTGGGGAAGACCCACGGGGTGCGGCGATGAAATCAGAGGAAGTGGGGGGCCCTGGCGGAGCGCGGCGCCAGGCGGCTCTCGCAGGACCTCAGAACTGCGATGGGGGAACACAGTGGGTCTCCGCGCGACCCCGCGCTGCCTGGCTGCCGCCCCTTCCGGGTTCTTGTGCCCGTCGGCGCGGAGGACGCCGCCGCCGGGCCACCCAATCGGAAACCGCCCCTCCCAGGCCGGGACCAATAGGAGGGCCGGCCCACAGGGGACGTACCGCTTGCCCCCTCCGAGCGTCCGCGGCGCGCGCTTCCGAATCTCCCGCCAGTACCCCTCCCCCCCGCCCGCGAAGGCGCGTCCAATCAGCGTCCGAGGGGCCCCGGGAGCCTCCAAGCCGGGGGGGCGACCTTTTTCTCGTCGCTGTCCTCAGTCAGCCCTACAGCGTCGATCCGGGTCGCAGCCGGCAGCGTCCGGGAGGCGGCCTCGCGTCTCCCGCGGTCCTAGGCCGTCTGAGCGGCGTGCGCAGCCGAGCGGGCTCCCCCGCCCGCGGGGCCCGATGGTCTCGCCCAGCCGGGCGCGCGGGAacggcgcggggcggggcggcggcGGATAAAGGCGGTTGGGGGCGGGGGCGCGCAGTCCGTCAGCGCCGCCGGAGAGGACGCGCGGGCCGTTGCCGCGCTGGATATGGCTTGCCGCTCGCAAAGCCCCCCCAGGTACCGGAACCGCAGCGACCGCGACACCAGGTGAGGACGGGCCGCGCGACGCGGGCGTTCCGGGCGGGTCGGGCGGGTCGCCGGGGCGGCGGGGTTGCGGCCCGCCCTGCCCTGCCCGCCCTGCCCGCCCTGACGCGGCCTCCCGTCTACAGCCCGCCACCCCCCGCGAGATGGAGCCTCGGGCGCAAGCGCAGAGCCGATGGCAGGCGCAGGACGGCGGAGGACGACGAGGGCCCTGCGAAGCCGGAGGGCGACCGCAGACCTGACAGGTGGGCCCCACGGCGCGCGTGCTCGGGGCCGCTCGCTCCGGGGCCTGCGGCGGCCTGGGCTGCACTGCCGGGCGCCTGGGGCGCCAGAGGGCCACCCCGACTGGTTAAGGCGCCGGTGGGTGGGTCACCACCCCGACTGGTTAAGGCGCCGGTGGGTGGGTCACCACCCCGACTGGTTAAGGCGCCGGTGGGTGGGTCACCACCCCGACTGGTTAAGGCGCCGGTGGGTGGGTCACCACCCCGACTGGTTAAGGCGCCGGTGGGTGGGTCACCACCCCGACTGGTTAAGGCGCCGGTGGGTGGGTCACCACCCCGACTGGTTAAGGCGCCGTGGGTGGGTCACCACCCCGACTGGTTAAGGCGCCGTGGGTGGGTCACCACCCCGACTGGTTAAGGCGCCGGTGGGTGGGTCACCACCCCGACTGGTTAAGGCGCCGGTGGGTGGGTCACCACCCCGACTGGTTAAGGCACCGGTGGGTGGGTCACCACCCCGACTGGTTAAGGCGCCGTGGGTGGGTCACCACCCCGACTGGTGAAGGCGCCGTGGGTGGGTCACCACCCCGACTGGTTAAGGCGCCGGTGGGTGGGTCACCACCCCGACTGGTTAAGGCGCCGTGGGTGGGTCACCACCCCGACTGGTTAAGGCGCCGTGGGTGGGTCACCACCCCGACTGGTTAAGGCGCCGGTGGGTGGGTCACCACCCCGACTGGTTAAGGCGCCGGTGGGTGGGTCACCACCCCGACTGGTTAAGGCGCCGGTGGGTGGGTCACCACCCCGACTGGTTAAGGCGCCGGTGGGTGGGTCACCACCCCGACTGGTTAAGGCGCCGGTGGGTGGGTCACCACCCCGACTGGTTAAGGCGCCGGTGGGTGGGTCACCACCCCGACTGGTTAAGGCGCCGGTGGGTGGGTCACCACCCCGACTGGTTAAGGCGCCGTGGGTGGGTCACCACCCCGACTGGTTAAGGCGCCGTGGGTGGGTCACCACCCCGACTGGTTAAGGCGCCGGTGGGTGGGTCACCACCCCGACTGGTTAAGGCGCCGTGGGTGGGTCACCACCCCGACTGGTTAAGGCGCCGGTGGGTGGGTCACCACCCCGACTGGTTAAGGCACCACTGCTTCATAACACTTAACTTAGTCGTGGTGCCCCTGGGTCACAATGTTTTCGACTGGTTAAGCTGCTTGTCCCTCACCACACTTGATTAGTCGTGCCTGTGCCTCAACATGACTGCGAGGCACCTGAGGGTCCTGTGAGGTGTCCCAGTGATAGGTGGCAACAGAAGGGGGCCTCAGTCAACCAGCGAGCCTGTTAGATTCCAGGGACAAGCGTGAAGGCCACCATGCACTGCTACAGGGTCCACTGAAGCCTGTTAGGTTTCCCCTTACAAGAGTCAATGCAGAGAAGCTGGGTATCACACTAGTCACAAAAGGTGGCTGCCAGGCTGCAAACCTTTGAGACTGACGTGTGGTTTTATGCAGGTCATAGAGACTTAAGTCCAGACGCCACCTTTCCATCATGGGGCTCCCGAGGCTCGGCCTCTCTGGTGAGCCTTATTGCAGCATTTGCACACCTTGTTGAGTATTTCCTAGGCTGGGTAGTGTGCCGGAGAGGCCAGGATGCCATGCTAAACGAGACTTGCATTTTTGTTGTGACTGTGCCCTGATGTGGGTGGGTCGGCAGGTCCCACAGGTATtcagagggagggggagggctgaaGAAATTAAGCAGGGGGATGGTGGTAAAGGCTGGCAAGGCCTTGGTGTGGTGACTAGGATGAAATGGAAGGTTGTCCCCTGTGAGGATCCACGTACCAACACCCGCAGCTGGGGATGCATTTGGCCTGTTTGAAGACTGATCAGAGGACAACAAAGTGGGGACGGCCACTGCTAAGAGGTGAAAGATGGAGCAGAGGGGCTAAGAAGCAAGGTTTAGGGTAGACTTTAAGGCAGGACTCAAAATATTTGTGAcgatttggggtggggggctgcagaGAGGAATAAAGGATGACTCAAGTTTTTAGGCCTCAACACCTTTGTCTATTTGTGGGACCATTTGCCAAGACGAAGAGACCTGGCCTGGGGAAGGAGTCGGTGGTTAGGCTTAGAAGCTTCTCAGGTGAGCACGGTGAGGTTGGGAGGGGGATGGGATCTGAGTGTGCATGGGGCCTGCTCAGGCAGGCACAAGTGGGTTACTTGCATACAGGGGTGACTTCCAGAGTTGGGACTGGAGGCGATTACCGG comes from Rhinolophus ferrumequinum isolate MPI-CBG mRhiFer1 chromosome 5, mRhiFer1_v1.p, whole genome shotgun sequence and encodes:
- the TMEM129 gene encoding E3 ubiquitin-protein ligase TM129, translated to MGPGTAPPSRRGVRRSQTLGGLAGGFTDYASVRGGGTPFPGVLRGVCVSQSAQRCPGRYSISQSAPRTGTPSPTVPGAHPPAPTGPGRSGLFPAPWAAALPRRLGGAGGGAMDSPEVTFTLAYLVFAVCFVFTPTEFHSAGLTVQNLLSGWLGSEDAAFVPYHLRRTAATLLCHSLLPLGYYMGMCFAASEKRLYSPSQAPEAWQLFLLLAVTLPTIACSLTYNWSRDRWARHPLARTLALYALPQSGWRAVASSVNTEFRRIDKFATGAPGARVIVTDTWVMKVTTYRVHVAQQQDVHLTVTESQQHELSPDSNLPVQLLTIRVASASPAVQAFDIRLNSTEYGELCEKLRAPIRSAAHVVIRQSLSDLFLDTFASLVDANPAYSVPSSQELEACIGCMQTRASVKLVKTCQEAAEGECQQCYCRPMWCLICMGKWFASRQDPQRPDTWLASRVPCPTCRARFCILDVCAVR